The genomic stretch TCGGCCCCCAGCCTGGACGCCACGCGCACCTGGAGTTTCCAGGATCTTTACGAGCTGGGCCAGCAGCGCAACTCGGACCTGCTGCAGAGCCACCTGGCGGTGGACGGACTGCGCTGGGAACGACTGGCGGCCTACGGCGCCCTGCTGCCGAAAGTGACGGCCGGCCTGGATTTCGGCCGCTCGGAGCGCACGCTGACGACCTACGAGGATCCCAACGGCGAGATCCGCGAGCAGCCCGAGCAGACCATTCGCGCCACCAGCAGCAACCTCAGCGTGGGCCTCAGCCAGCGCCTGTTCGCTGGCTTCGCCAACACCGCGGGCCTGCGGCGCGCCCTGCTGGCGGAAGCGGACGTGACCGGCGCCGACCGGCAGCAGCTCAAGGTGCTCCGCCACGATCTGCGCAAGGCCGCCCACGCCGTGCTGGCCGCCCGCGGGCAGCTGGAGACGGAGCAGACCCTGCTGGAGGAGCGCGGCCGCCAGCTCGAGCTGGCGCGCGTGCGCCTGCAGGTGGGCAAGGGCACCGACCTGGACGTGCTGCAGATGGAGATCGACGTGGGTCGCCAGCAGGTCAGCGTGGAGGCCGCCAACCGCAGCCTGCACAGCGCCTGGGACAAGCTCGCCCTGCTGCTGGGCGCCGAACCGGGCCCGCCCGGCCAGCTGGACATGGAGTTCACGGTCTTCGAGCCCGCCTGGCAGGAAGAGGAACTGGTGACGCAGGCCCTGGCGAACCGCGAGGATCTGGCCAGCGGCCGGCGCGTCCAGGAACAGCGGCACCTGCAGACAGTGGAGGCCCGCGCGGGCTTCCTGCCCACGCTGGACCTGCGCCTGAGCCATTCGCGCAGCGAGCAGCGCTCGGGCTACGAGGCCTGGGAGCCCTATCCCGCCAACTACGGCAACAGCGCGTCCCTCTCGCTGGCGCTGCCCGTCTTCCAGGGCTTCTCCACCACCAACGCCTGGCAGAGCAGCCGCATCCAGGAGCGCCGTCAGGCCCTGGTCCTGGACCAACTGGAGCGCCAGGTGCGCGCCGAGATTCGCGAGGCCCTGGCCAGCGTGAAGTCCGCCTGGGCGCAGAGTCGCTACACCGAATCCAACCTGGAACTCTCCCGCCGCAGCCTGGGCCTGGAGCGCGAACGCTACCGGCTGGGCCTCTCCAGCCTGCTGCAGGTGCAGAGCGCCGAGGCCACCTGGCGCCAGGCGGAAAACGAGAACCTGACCCAGCGCCTGACCTTCCGCGACCGGCTGGCGGAACTCGAACTGGCCGTGGGCGCGACCCTCGGCACGCCGTGAGGGATTTCAGCCCGTGAAATCTTCCTGCCGGGGCCGCCTGCACACAGCCCCGGCAGGGCCTTTTTCCTACCTTCCGCGGCCACGGAATCAAGTCAGCGGTCCCGCCATGCCGGTTTGCCTGGCCATCGACACCAGTACGCGACACACCGGGCTTGCCCTGCAGGCCGGGGGTGCGCTGGAGCTGCGCCGTTTCGCCCCGCAGCGCAACGCCGGGGAATTGCTGCTGCCCGCCATCCACGAGCTGCTGGCCGGCTGCGGCCTGGCTGCTCAGGATTTGGACGTGATCGTGCTGGCCAACGGGCCGGGCTCCTTCACCGGCCTGCGCATCGGGTTGGCCACGGCCAAGGGTCTGGCCTTCGGCGGCCGGGCCGCGCTGGTGCCCGTCTCCACGCTGGAGGTCCTGGCCTGGCAGGCTCCCACGCGGCAGGGACACGTCTTTCCCCTGATGGACGCCCGGCGCGGCGAGGTGTTCAGCGCCTGCTGGCGCCGGCAGGGCGAGAGCCTGCTGCCTGTGGACGAGGTGCGACGCGTGCCCATCCCCGACCTGCTGGCCTCCCTGCCTGACGACGCCCTGCTGCTGGGTCCCAGCCTGCTGGAGCAGCGCGCGGCCTTCCTCGATGCGGAGCGGCATCCGCAACTGGCCGAGGATCCGGATTGCCAGCTGGCCCTGCCCTGGCTGCTGCGGCTGGGTGAGCGGCGCTGGGAACGCCAGGGCGGCGAGGATCCGGACAGCCTGGAGCCCGATTACCTGTTCGACTTTCAGCCCACTCCCGGAAAGGTCCGCGCATGAATGAGGTGCTGAGCATCGTGCTGCCCGGCTGGCGGGATCTGCTGGACATCGCCATCGTGGGCGTGCTGTTCTACCAGGTCTGGCGCCTGATGCGCGGCACGCGCGCCGTGCCCATGTTCCTGGGCCTGCTGCTGATCCTCTTCACCTATGTGGTGGTGCAGGTGATGGAGTTGGACCTGATCTCCCTGATCTTCAAGGAATTTGCCACGGTCTGGGCTGTGGCCATCGTCATTCTCTTCCAGCCCGAGCTGCGCCGCTTCCTGATCCACTTCGGCAACAGTCCGCTGCTCAGCCGCCTCTTTCCCATGCGCCCCACCCTGGTGGTGGAGGAAATCGCCAAGGCGGCGGGCGACCTGAGCCGCCGCCAGTACGGCGGCTTGTTCGTGATCACGCGGGAAGTGGGCATCCGGGCCGTGATGGAGACCGGCGTCCGC from Candidatus Delongbacteria bacterium encodes the following:
- the cdaA gene encoding diadenylate cyclase CdaA yields the protein MNEVLSIVLPGWRDLLDIAIVGVLFYQVWRLMRGTRAVPMFLGLLLILFTYVVVQVMELDLISLIFKEFATVWAVAIVILFQPELRRFLIHFGNSPLLSRLFPMRPTLVVEEIAKAAGDLSRRQYGGLFVITREVGIRAVMETGVRLQAEVSKELLISIFFPRTPLHDGAAVITGSLLQAAKCILPLSTAPMEGLGNLGTRHRAALGISEESDAVVVVVSEETGQIRLAIGGKLTLIRDEVHLAEALRRAFSKDARPSDLPEESASAA
- a CDS encoding TolC family protein; translated protein: MRVRLTLFPAPGALLRAFLLSLLTAAVGGAQSAPSLDATRTWSFQDLYELGQQRNSDLLQSHLAVDGLRWERLAAYGALLPKVTAGLDFGRSERTLTTYEDPNGEIREQPEQTIRATSSNLSVGLSQRLFAGFANTAGLRRALLAEADVTGADRQQLKVLRHDLRKAAHAVLAARGQLETEQTLLEERGRQLELARVRLQVGKGTDLDVLQMEIDVGRQQVSVEAANRSLHSAWDKLALLLGAEPGPPGQLDMEFTVFEPAWQEEELVTQALANREDLASGRRVQEQRHLQTVEARAGFLPTLDLRLSHSRSEQRSGYEAWEPYPANYGNSASLSLALPVFQGFSTTNAWQSSRIQERRQALVLDQLERQVRAEIREALASVKSAWAQSRYTESNLELSRRSLGLERERYRLGLSSLLQVQSAEATWRQAENENLTQRLTFRDRLAELELAVGATLGTP
- the tsaB gene encoding tRNA (adenosine(37)-N6)-threonylcarbamoyltransferase complex dimerization subunit type 1 TsaB; the encoded protein is MPVCLAIDTSTRHTGLALQAGGALELRRFAPQRNAGELLLPAIHELLAGCGLAAQDLDVIVLANGPGSFTGLRIGLATAKGLAFGGRAALVPVSTLEVLAWQAPTRQGHVFPLMDARRGEVFSACWRRQGESLLPVDEVRRVPIPDLLASLPDDALLLGPSLLEQRAAFLDAERHPQLAEDPDCQLALPWLLRLGERRWERQGGEDPDSLEPDYLFDFQPTPGKVRA